In Mixophyes fleayi isolate aMixFle1 chromosome 4, aMixFle1.hap1, whole genome shotgun sequence, the following proteins share a genomic window:
- the LOC142151196 gene encoding uncharacterized protein LOC142151196 — translation MSLSGERPYLCSECNKMFTSKSQLIVHQRIHTGEKTFSCSECNKCFTQKSNLVRHQRNHMKEKPFSCSECGKCFNTDTHLVNHLRNHTREKPFRCSECSKGFTWKSLLVKHQRVHTGEKPFSCSECGRCFNTNSLLIVHQRRHTGEKPFSCSECNKCFIQKSELIIHQMCHTGEKPFSCSECSKCFRRKAELILHLRIHTGEKPFSCSECNKCFIQKSELIIHQMCHTGEKPFSCSECNECFIQKSHLVRHQRIHTGEKPFSFSECGKCFNTDTHLVNHLRDHTREKPFRCSECSKGFTWKSRLVKHQRVHTGEKPFSCSECNKCFKQRSHLVRHQMFHTGEKPFSCSECCKCFRRNSGLIVHQRIHTEEKPFSCSECNKCFKQKSHLVRHQRIHTEEKPFSCSECGNCFNTDTHLINHLRDHTREKPFRCSECSKGFTWKSLLVKHQRVHTGEKPFSCSECNKCFKQKPHLVTHQRTHIREKKISML, via the coding sequence ATGAGTCTCTCAGGAGAGAGGCCATATCTATGCTCTGagtgtaataaaatgtttacaagtAAGTCACAGCTGATCGtacaccagaggattcacacaggagaaaaaacattttcatgctctgaatgtaacaaatgttttacacagaagtcaaaccttgttagacatcagaggaaCCACATGaaagagaagccattttcatgctctgaatgtggcaAGTGCTTTAACACTGATACACACCTTGTTAATCATCTGAGGAACCACACAAGAGAGAAACCATTTCggtgctctgaatgtagcaagggGTTTACTTGGAAGTCacttcttgttaaacatcagagggttcacacaggagaaaaaccattctCATGCTCCGAATGTGGTAGATGTTTTAATACCAATTCATTATTAATAGTACaccagaggagacacacaggagaaaaaccattttcatgctctgaatgtaacaaatgttttatacAGAAGTCAGAACTTATTATTCACCAGATGTGTCACACTGGAGAGAAGCCATTTTCGTgctctgaatgtagtaaatgttttaggaGAAAAGCAGAATTAATCCTACAcctgaggattcacacaggagaaaaaccattctcatgctctgaatgtaacaaatgttttatacAGAAGTCAGAACTTATTATTCACCAGATgtgtcacacaggagaaaaaccattctcatgctctgaatgtaacgaATGTTTTATACAGAAGTCAcaccttgttagacatcagaggattcacaccgGAGAGAAGCCCTTTTCATTCTCTGAATGTGGCAAGTGCTTTAACACTGATACACACCTTGTTAATCATCTGAGGGACCACACAAGAGAAAAACCATTTCggtgctctgaatgtagcaagggGTTTACTTGGAAGTCacgtcttgttaaacatcagagggttcacacaggagaaaaaccattctcatgctctgaatgtaacaaatgttttaaacagagGTCACACCTTGTTAGACACCAGAtgtttcacacaggagagaagccattttcatgctctgaatgttgCAAATGTTTTAGGAGAAATTCAGGATTAATCGtacaccagaggattcacacagaagaaaaaccattctcatgctctgaatgtaacaaatgttttaaacagaagtcacaccttgttagacatcagaggattcacaccgAAGAGAAGCCtttttcatgctctgaatgtggcaATTGCTTTAACACTGATACACACCTTATTAATCATCTGAGGGACCACACAAGAGAGAAACCATTTCggtgctctgaatgtagcaagggGTTTACTTGGAAGTCacttcttgttaaacatcagagggttcacacaggagaaaaaccattttcatgctctgaatgtaacaaatgtttcaaaCAGAAGCCACaccttgttacacatcagaggactcacataagagagaaaaaaatatctatgctctga